The Maridesulfovibrio hydrothermalis AM13 = DSM 14728 DNA window CCGACCCTTAATCAGGTTTCGCTGGGGCTGGTTAGTGAAGGCGATGAACCGGGAGTGGAGATGGGCGTTGTTTCCCATCTTGAATCGGGGCAGACGGAATATATTGTGGGGTGCATTACGATTATGGCTGACGGGCTTCCCGTGCAGCGGTTGACCAGTGTTACGGGGCAGAATTGTCTGGCGGTGCTGCCTAATGCGCCGGGCATGTGTATCTGCCCCAGTCAGTGTACTGTTTTGACCCTTGGATAAATTAAGAGGACTCCATGACTAAAAGTGTTTTCATATCCATTCTGGAAAAGGATGAAGCCAAAGGCAAAGGACTTTTTCAAACGGTTACACGCTATGGACTGGCTGTTAACGGCCATTTCTGGTCCGATAATCTGGAAAAGATGGAATGGGCCGGACCTATTGCCGAGGTGGAGAAGCCTGATGTCGGCGTATGGTTGATTAAGGGAAGTAAGGCCAGTTTTGATAATCCTGATATCCGTTTCGGTATGGGATTGCTGGCGGCCGGCATTCAGGCCCGCCGTGGTTATGGATTCCCTATTTTGTGTATCTGCGATGACGGGGTACTTGATGTGGCTTCGCTGCCGACAATGCTTAGAAATGCAGAAGTTGTGGATGAGGCAAAACTTGGTGCCAAGCTGGCGGCCAAGGCTAATATGCCGATTAAGAAAGTTGTTCCGGAATATAGATTTGATCTTTATCCGCTGCCGAGTCTTGGGTTGTGGCTGGAAATCGGGCCTGCTCCCGGTCACGTCTGGAAGGGGGCATTGCTTGGTGTTTGCGGCGGGGAGATTGAAGCGCATGGCGCAGGGCCGGCCGGAATGCTGCCTGAAAAATGCGTTCTTAATTATCCGATGCAAGGGTTAAAGATGGAGCTTGGCGGTAAAGAATTTATCGGCTGGGCCGTAAAAAATGAAATCAGCGAAAAGGATTCATATTTTGTGAAAGTTTCGGGGACACCGGAGAATATTTTATTCGGAGAATTTTCCGAGGGCGATGATGCGGAACTTTTCTCGTTATCGCTCAAGTAAAATTTCCAGCATTGACTGAAAAAGCCTCGTTTCCAGTTTGAAACGAGGCTTTTTCAAGGTTGTTACCAGTTGAATCCGAAAGTGAACTTTTTGTTACCGGGAAGTATTTCAGGAGCAGGTGTTAAAGATATTTCGAGAGGAATTGTTCCTTCATTGTTTTCATTGGCAATTATTTTCAGGTCATCTGGAATTGGCAG harbors:
- a CDS encoding DUF4150 domain-containing protein gives rise to the protein MFALTQGAGMDMGFPDVCLTPAGPVPVPIPYPNIAESATTAPAAYNILMDCMPTLNQVSLGLVSEGDEPGVEMGVVSHLESGQTEYIVGCITIMADGLPVQRLTSVTGQNCLAVLPNAPGMCICPSQCTVLTLG